The following coding sequences lie in one Populus trichocarpa isolate Nisqually-1 chromosome 14, P.trichocarpa_v4.1, whole genome shotgun sequence genomic window:
- the LOC18104999 gene encoding pathogenesis-related thaumatin-like protein 3.5, with the protein MAISSISLCYLLLLLFVTGNVGNATVFTLQNQCSYTLWPGTLSGNGAATLGDGGFTLAPGASIQFQAPPGWSGRFWARTGCVFDESGSGKCVTGDCGGTLNCIGGGAPPVSLVEFTIGTNPNDKDFYDVSLVDGYNVGLGVKALGGYGDCQYAGCVSDLNGNCPAELRVVDSGSTVACKSACAAFNAPEFCCTADHATPQTCSPTQYSVMFKNACPTAYSYAYDDASSTCTCTGSDYLITFCPSGSG; encoded by the exons ATGGCGATTTCCTCAATCTCTTTGTGTTATCTTCTGCTCCTTCTCTTCGTAACAG GCAACGTAGGTAATGCTACCGTGTTTACTCTCCAAAACCAGTGCAGCTACACCTTATGGCCAGGAACTCTCTCTGGGAATGGAGCTGCCACtcttggtgatggtggttttacgTTGGCACCTGGTGCCTCAATCCAGTTCCAGGCTCCACCCGGTTGGTCAGGCCGATTTTGGGCCAGAACTGGGTGCGTATTTGATGAATCAGGCAGTGGAAAGTGCGTAACTGGTGACTGTGGTGGCACTCTAAACTGTATTGGTGGTGGTGCTCCTCCCGTCAGTCTTGTGGAATTTACTATTGGGACAAACCCTAATGACAAGGACTTTTATGATGTTAGTCTCGTGGATGGCTACAATGTTGGCTTAGGCGTCAAGGCATTGGGTGGCTACGGTGATTGTCAATATGCGGGTTGTGTTTCGGATCTTAATGGGAACTGCCCCGCGGAGCTCCGAGTCGTGGATTCTGGCTCAACAGTTGCTTGCAAGAGTGCTTGCGCAGCCTTTAACGCCCCCGAGTTTTGCTGTACTGCCGATCATGCCACGCCACAGACTTGCTCGCCAACGCAATACTCGGTGATGTTCAAAAATGCTTGCCCGACAGCATATAGTTATGCTTATGATGATGCCTCAAGTACTTGTACTTGCACGGGTTCTGATTACTTGATCACATTTTGTCCGAGTGGTTCTGGATAA